In Zingiber officinale cultivar Zhangliang chromosome 11B, Zo_v1.1, whole genome shotgun sequence, a single window of DNA contains:
- the LOC122034980 gene encoding zinc finger protein CONSTANS-LIKE 9-like, translated as MFSFSPNHSVFFHEAAGAGTAPHGLLPDGSGSSFQLPQSYFDGSSSSHSLLLHHHVAELIYPTYSSSPTSSSSCDYLDFNGEPARRVLGTGDLQGMNCPDASHRMARYSAEERKERIERYRSKRNRRNFHKKIAYACRKTLADSRPRVKGRFTRKEEMEIEKAETATAIVVNLYSHDTGERKQRNSRNVEVDWRSQLQAALATEDEADSCYNEELIASFTDALSVNLYP; from the exons ATGTTCAGTTTCTCCCCTAACCACTCGGTCTTCTTTCATGAGGCGGCGGGGGCCGGGACGGCTCCTCACGGCCTTCTCCCCGACGGCAGTGGCTCCTCTTTCCAGCTCCCGCAGTCTTACTTCGACGGGAGCAGCAGCTCCCACTCgctcctcctccaccaccacGTCGCCGAGCTCATCTACCCAACCTACTCGTCGTCGCCGACGTCCTCCTCCTCCTGCGACTACCTCGACTTCAACGGCGAACCAGCGAGGCGCGTCCTAGGCACCGGAGACCTCCAG GGAATGAATTGTCCGGACGCGAGCCATCGAATGGCGCGATACAGCGCCGAGGAGAGGAAGGAAAGGATAGAGAGGTATCGGAGCAAGCGCAACCGTAGGAATTTCCACAAGAAGATCGCT TACGCATGCAGGAAAACATTGGCAGACAGCCGGCCGCGAGTGAAGGGTCGGTTCACGAGGAAGGAAGAGATGGAGATTGAGAAGGCGGAGACCGCGACGGCAATCGTCGTAAACTTATATAGCCATGATACCGGCGAGAGGAAACAGAGGAACAGTCGCAACGTGGAGGTGGACTGGAGGAGCCAGTTGCAGGCGGCGCTGGCGACAGAGGACGAAGCCGACAGCTGCTACAACGAGGAACTCATTGCCAGCTTCACTGACGCCTTATCCGTCAATCTCTACCCCTAA